Proteins co-encoded in one Armatimonadota bacterium genomic window:
- a CDS encoding ABC transporter ATP-binding protein, whose translation MEVPALRGVSLEVHPGEFLAIVGPSGSGKSTLLHLMGGVDLPTAGEVRLFGRPTHRMTEAELARLRLHRIGFVFQRFFLLPHLTLEENVLLPMLEARLPVRERRRRVEELLGYVGLLHRRHHRPGQLSGGEMQRGAIARALANRPALLLADEPTGELDQRTGREIGELFRRIHRDGVAVVVVTHNPELASLADRVLTLRDGRLA comes from the coding sequence GTGGAGGTTCCGGCCCTGCGCGGGGTCTCCCTGGAGGTGCATCCGGGGGAGTTCCTGGCCATCGTGGGGCCTTCGGGCAGCGGGAAGTCCACGCTCCTGCACCTCATGGGCGGGGTAGACCTCCCCACCGCGGGGGAGGTCAGGCTCTTCGGGCGGCCCACCCACCGGATGACGGAGGCGGAACTGGCTCGGCTGCGGCTGCACCGCATCGGGTTTGTCTTCCAGCGGTTCTTCCTGCTCCCGCATCTCACCCTGGAGGAAAACGTCCTGCTGCCCATGCTGGAGGCCCGCCTCCCTGTACGGGAGCGACGCCGGCGGGTGGAGGAGCTTCTGGGATACGTGGGGCTTTTGCACCGACGGCACCACCGGCCAGGCCAGCTCTCGGGCGGAGAGATGCAGCGGGGAGCCATCGCCCGAGCTCTGGCCAACCGTCCCGCCCTGCTGCTCGCAGACGAGCCCACCGGAGAGCTGGACCAGCGGACGGGGCGGGAGATCGGGGAACTCTTCCGGCGCATCCACCGCGACGGGGTGGCGGTGGTGGTGGTCACCCACAACCCCGAGCTCGCTTCCCTCGCGGACCGGGTGCTCACCCTCCGGGACGGGAGGCTCGCGTGA
- a CDS encoding aminotransferase class I/II-fold pyridoxal phosphate-dependent enzyme, with amino-acid sequence MGSWTSARVRSMPESVFLSMDREKHRVREEGRKVVDLSLGSSDLSPPEEVLQVLQEAVKDRTTHRYCLRSDTRPFLEAATRWYAGRWGVELDPTREALALVGSQEGLAHLLWAVADPGDLVLLPAVGYPSYWGAVAIAGLEAWPIPLRPDFLPDLASVPEEVARRARLMILNYPNNPTAAMAPEAFFEEALRFARRWDLLLVHDNPYVDIVFEGRAPSPLALPGARERVVELFSLSKSYHMGGFRLGFALGNAEAIAALEAAKAPVDFNQYLGILRMGIAALSLSEKRVRRDVEIFRVRRDALVAALRDAGWSISPPKATLYLWLRLPEGIDDVAFSVELLRETGIAVSPGQGFGPGGRGYVRVALVQPPEVLAEAARQLSAFAFARAAV; translated from the coding sequence ATGGGAAGCTGGACTTCCGCACGGGTACGGAGCATGCCCGAGAGCGTCTTCCTCTCTATGGACCGGGAGAAGCACCGGGTCCGGGAGGAGGGGCGGAAGGTGGTAGATCTCTCGCTCGGCAGCAGTGACCTCTCCCCCCCCGAGGAGGTACTCCAGGTCCTCCAGGAGGCGGTCAAAGACCGCACCACCCACCGGTACTGCCTTCGCTCTGACACCCGGCCGTTTCTGGAAGCCGCCACCCGGTGGTACGCGGGGCGGTGGGGAGTGGAGCTGGATCCGACCCGGGAGGCCCTGGCCCTGGTAGGGTCTCAGGAGGGGTTGGCGCATCTCCTCTGGGCGGTGGCGGACCCCGGAGACCTGGTGCTGCTGCCCGCGGTGGGATACCCCTCGTACTGGGGGGCCGTGGCCATCGCGGGGCTTGAGGCCTGGCCCATCCCGCTCCGACCCGACTTCCTACCGGATCTCGCGTCGGTGCCGGAGGAGGTGGCCCGGCGGGCACGCCTGATGATCCTCAACTATCCCAACAATCCCACGGCCGCGATGGCGCCGGAAGCCTTCTTCGAGGAAGCTCTACGCTTCGCGCGGCGGTGGGATCTGCTGCTGGTGCACGACAACCCGTACGTGGACATCGTGTTCGAAGGTCGAGCACCGTCCCCGCTCGCGCTTCCTGGGGCCCGGGAGCGGGTGGTGGAGCTCTTTAGCCTATCGAAGTCCTACCACATGGGCGGATTCCGGCTGGGGTTCGCCCTGGGCAACGCGGAGGCCATCGCGGCCCTGGAGGCCGCCAAAGCCCCCGTGGACTTCAACCAGTACCTCGGAATCCTGCGCATGGGGATCGCGGCCCTCTCCCTCTCGGAGAAGCGGGTGCGCCGGGACGTGGAGATCTTCCGGGTCCGCAGGGACGCCCTCGTAGCCGCCCTCCGGGATGCGGGATGGTCCATCTCCCCTCCGAAGGCTACCCTCTACCTGTGGCTCCGCCTCCCGGAGGGGATCGATGACGTGGCCTTCTCCGTGGAGCTGCTGCGGGAGACCGGGATCGCGGTCTCCCCCGGTCAGGGCTTCGGGCCGGGCGGAAGGGGCTACGTCCGGGTAGCCCTGGTGCAGCCGCCGGAGGTGCTGGCAGAGGCTGCCCGTCAGCTCAGCGCCTTCGCCTTCGCCCGCGCCGCGGTGTAG
- a CDS encoding ABC transporter permease, protein MVAFLAFRSLRRSPARTLLLLAGITLSGSLLFDMTMLGSGLVESFSGVLGRLGYEIRVVPRGTLPLSSTLLVPHASRIAAALEAHRDVAWVVPMIATQLYVEAGGKRLSAVAYGIPGRLPGLVRTEADVQEGIVVNAALARELRIRPGSRVRLSTRLSPQTLLPQASAMVRVAGLGEFPFDLRGQRTLAISLRTLEELLETRDSASFLAVKVREGADPEMVRAWVNRSFPELEALSIPALLRAVRGQLRYFDHFSVILSGVSLVVATLLVGTVLTLQIGERLGELAVLRTLGVRRVRLVLLVLLEGFVLAAASCPLALGIGLGLSEPLDAILRAMPGVPQDLRFFVPSSAAALRTAALLLAAGTLGAAYPAWVAGSLQLATTLHREVQG, encoded by the coding sequence GTGGTAGCGTTTCTGGCCTTCCGTTCGTTGCGTCGCTCCCCCGCCCGCACCCTGCTTTTGCTGGCGGGCATCACCCTCTCCGGAAGCCTCCTGTTCGACATGACCATGCTGGGCTCCGGGCTGGTGGAAAGCTTCAGCGGGGTCCTGGGACGCCTCGGTTACGAGATCCGGGTTGTCCCCCGGGGCACCCTCCCCCTCTCCTCCACCCTCCTCGTCCCCCATGCCTCCCGGATCGCCGCGGCCCTCGAGGCCCATCGCGACGTGGCGTGGGTAGTCCCCATGATCGCCACCCAGCTGTACGTGGAAGCCGGGGGGAAGCGCCTCAGCGCGGTGGCCTACGGCATCCCAGGCCGCCTTCCAGGCCTTGTGCGCACGGAGGCGGATGTCCAGGAGGGCATCGTGGTCAACGCCGCCCTCGCCCGGGAGCTGCGGATCCGGCCGGGGAGCCGCGTGCGGCTCAGCACCCGCCTGAGCCCGCAAACCCTCCTGCCGCAGGCCTCGGCGATGGTCCGCGTGGCTGGGCTCGGGGAATTCCCGTTCGACCTGCGGGGGCAGCGTACCCTCGCCATCTCCCTCCGGACTCTGGAGGAGCTGCTGGAGACCCGGGACAGCGCCTCCTTCCTGGCGGTGAAGGTGCGGGAGGGAGCGGATCCCGAGATGGTGCGGGCATGGGTGAACCGGAGCTTTCCGGAGCTGGAGGCCCTTTCCATCCCGGCCCTGCTGCGGGCGGTGCGGGGGCAACTGCGGTACTTCGATCACTTCTCCGTCATCCTGAGCGGGGTGAGCCTGGTGGTGGCCACGCTGCTCGTAGGCACCGTGCTCACCCTCCAGATAGGGGAACGCCTGGGGGAACTGGCGGTGCTGCGAACCCTGGGAGTGCGGAGGGTGCGGCTCGTGCTGCTGGTGCTGCTGGAAGGGTTCGTGCTGGCCGCGGCGAGCTGTCCCCTGGCATTGGGCATCGGGCTCGGGCTGAGCGAGCCCCTCGATGCCATCCTGCGGGCCATGCCAGGGGTGCCGCAGGATCTGCGGTTCTTCGTACCCTCGAGCGCCGCGGCCCTGCGCACCGCGGCGCTTCTGCTGGCCGCGGGGACCCTCGGTGCCGCCTATCCCGCCTGGGTGGCGGGAAGCCTACAGCTCGCCACCACCCTCCACCGGGAGGTGCAGGGGTGA
- a CDS encoding HAD family hydrolase codes for MILTGLVGLLDPLRPEVPQAVATCRRAGIRVVMVTGDHPTTARAIARAAGIVQDPHAPVVTGPELEGAPREALMRRVKEVSVYARVVPEQKLCLVEALQAQGEVVAVTGME; via the coding sequence ATGATCCTCACGGGGCTGGTGGGGCTTCTGGATCCCCTCCGTCCCGAAGTCCCGCAGGCCGTCGCCACCTGTCGCCGGGCTGGGATCCGGGTGGTCATGGTGACCGGCGACCATCCCACCACTGCCCGGGCCATCGCCCGTGCCGCGGGCATCGTACAAGACCCCCACGCTCCCGTGGTCACCGGGCCCGAGCTGGAGGGGGCGCCGCGGGAGGCCCTCATGCGGCGGGTCAAGGAGGTCTCCGTGTACGCCCGGGTGGTGCCGGAACAGAAGCTGTGCCTGGTGGAGGCCCTGCAGGCGCAGGGGGAGGTGGTAGCGGTCACGGGGATGGAGTGA
- a CDS encoding ABC transporter permease has protein sequence MRHHRDVARSSLLVALLLLLALPGIADEREEVAVPERTAKRLGIREGDTVEVAADPGMRNPRQVRVAVVWSSKEHPAEVAREELRMVFRLPFLETLTGRTDAVDRVVVRLRPNVEAPRIRDDLEAWGVGFDAYTAEELAGHTSRAFVVVSRFHKAIALVTLLAGGIFLVAVTGLRTSEMRREIGALRLVGIGRGTIALAVVGIATGVALLGTLLGLGIGAVLVAAINAYYQPLFETSLQFAVLEHRTMLGAAVFSVLLGILSGIAVAVRLLREPPLQQVGR, from the coding sequence ATGCGGCATCATAGGGACGTGGCACGCTCTAGCCTGCTGGTGGCGCTCCTGCTCCTCCTGGCCCTTCCCGGGATCGCGGACGAGCGCGAGGAGGTTGCGGTCCCGGAGCGGACGGCCAAGCGCCTGGGGATCCGGGAGGGGGACACGGTGGAGGTGGCCGCGGACCCTGGGATGCGGAATCCCCGCCAGGTGCGGGTGGCGGTGGTGTGGAGCTCCAAGGAGCACCCCGCGGAGGTGGCCCGAGAGGAGCTGCGGATGGTGTTCCGGCTGCCGTTCCTGGAGACCCTCACGGGTCGGACGGACGCCGTGGACCGGGTGGTGGTGCGGCTGCGGCCGAATGTGGAGGCCCCGCGGATCCGGGACGACCTGGAGGCTTGGGGCGTGGGCTTCGACGCGTACACCGCGGAGGAACTCGCGGGCCACACCTCCCGAGCCTTCGTGGTGGTCTCCCGGTTCCACAAGGCCATTGCGCTGGTGACGTTGCTGGCAGGCGGTATCTTCCTCGTGGCGGTCACGGGCCTGCGTACCAGCGAGATGCGGCGGGAGATCGGAGCCCTGCGCCTTGTGGGGATCGGCCGGGGGACCATCGCCCTCGCGGTGGTGGGCATCGCCACCGGTGTGGCGCTTCTCGGCACCCTGCTGGGACTGGGTATCGGGGCGGTCCTCGTGGCCGCCATCAACGCGTACTACCAACCCCTCTTCGAGACCTCCCTCCAGTTCGCGGTGCTGGAGCATCGGACGATGCTGGGGGCGGCGGTGTTCTCGGTGCTGTTGGGGATCCTCTCGGGCATCGCGGTGGCCGTGCGGCTGCTGCGGGAGCCGCCGCTTCAACAGGTGGGGCGCTAG
- a CDS encoding cation-transporting P-type ATPase: protein MGLGIATDALEPHWHSLPPEEVIHRLGTDLRTGLLEQDAQGRLRAWGPNVLPEPTTRSPLRIFLEQFRSALVLVLAVAVVLSTLLGELLEAAAVATILVLNALLGASQEIRAEQAM from the coding sequence ATGGGGCTGGGAATAGCTACAGACGCTTTGGAACCCCACTGGCACAGCCTCCCTCCGGAGGAAGTGATCCACCGGCTCGGGACGGATCTGCGTACAGGCCTCCTGGAGCAGGATGCACAGGGGCGCCTGCGGGCGTGGGGTCCCAACGTCCTACCGGAACCCACGACGCGTAGCCCTCTCCGGATCTTCCTGGAGCAGTTCCGAAGCGCCCTCGTGCTCGTGCTGGCCGTGGCCGTGGTTCTCTCCACGCTGCTGGGAGAGCTCCTGGAGGCCGCGGCGGTGGCCACGATCCTGGTGCTGAACGCCCTGCTGGGAGCGAGCCAGGAGATCCGTGCGGAGCAGGCCATGTAG
- a CDS encoding cation-translocating P-type ATPase C-terminal domain-containing protein, translated as MDRPPRRRDEPILDRASGWAVVWGGILMGVVTLGIGAGYLTAGDPRWQTMVFTGLAFAQFGSVYALRTQGPAWRTALRNRSLAGAVALGIVLQLGVVYLPPLQGIFRTLPLDPYALALTLLPGILVFTASEVEKAVRRGIIAP; from the coding sequence ATGGATCGTCCACCGCGCCGTCGGGATGAACCGATCCTCGATCGGGCTTCGGGGTGGGCCGTGGTCTGGGGAGGGATCCTCATGGGGGTAGTGACCCTGGGGATCGGTGCGGGGTACCTCACGGCCGGGGATCCTCGATGGCAGACGATGGTGTTCACCGGGCTCGCCTTTGCCCAGTTCGGGAGCGTCTACGCCCTGCGTACCCAGGGGCCCGCGTGGCGCACCGCCCTGCGGAACCGGTCCCTCGCGGGTGCGGTGGCCCTGGGGATTGTGCTGCAACTGGGGGTGGTGTACCTGCCGCCCCTCCAGGGGATCTTCCGGACTCTTCCGCTGGACCCCTACGCCCTCGCCCTTACGCTTCTGCCCGGAATCCTGGTGTTTACCGCCTCAGAGGTGGAGAAGGCGGTGCGGCGGGGCATCATCGCTCCGTGA